One part of the Paraburkholderia flagellata genome encodes these proteins:
- the gspK gene encoding type II secretion system minor pseudopilin GspK codes for MTLRTQRTFARQATRSSRSTRTRRGAAIISALLVVALSAIIVSGMLWRQQVQLRRIENQRLLAQAQWIARASLDWTRLVLRSEADTSAGITYLGGAWGVPLARTRLSDFLGQIGEARSQQGADTWLSGSIEDAQARFNLRDLVATSAPGSLQLNVTEIEAFARLLQILGIDQSLAKNTAVYLRSGLAYSATRFQTQTATTNTGSQTEVLVGGGSTGGGNYTDNPGLSDSDNDSGVAPLLMTSVDSLLDVPGFTPDAVARLRPFVTVLPTVTPVNMNTASAEVIASVVTGMSLSNAQALVAHRQSVFFRNVGDVQLALEGVGVKQVSIDTTQIDVNTSYFLVHGRVQHERAEVDRTTLVWRDPLTHTTRIVRVSDEP; via the coding sequence ATGACGTTGCGCACACAACGAACATTCGCCCGGCAAGCCACACGAAGCAGCCGTTCCACGCGCACACGGCGCGGGGCGGCCATCATCAGCGCGCTGCTTGTCGTCGCGCTTTCGGCGATCATCGTCTCGGGCATGTTGTGGCGCCAGCAGGTGCAGTTGCGGCGCATCGAGAATCAGCGGTTGCTCGCGCAGGCGCAATGGATCGCGCGCGCCTCGCTCGACTGGACGCGCCTCGTGCTGCGCTCTGAAGCGGATACGTCGGCGGGCATCACGTATCTTGGCGGCGCGTGGGGCGTGCCGCTCGCGAGAACGCGCCTGTCCGACTTTCTCGGCCAGATCGGCGAAGCGCGCTCGCAACAGGGCGCGGACACCTGGCTCTCCGGTTCGATAGAAGACGCTCAGGCGCGCTTCAATCTGCGCGATCTCGTGGCAACCAGCGCGCCGGGCTCGCTGCAGTTGAACGTCACGGAGATCGAGGCGTTTGCGCGCCTGTTGCAGATTCTCGGCATCGACCAGTCGCTCGCGAAGAACACTGCTGTGTACCTCCGCTCAGGGCTTGCCTACTCGGCCACGCGCTTCCAGACGCAAACCGCCACGACGAACACCGGTTCGCAAACCGAGGTGCTCGTAGGCGGCGGTTCGACTGGCGGCGGCAACTACACCGACAACCCCGGCCTTTCGGACTCCGACAACGACAGTGGCGTCGCCCCGCTCCTGATGACGAGCGTCGATTCGCTCCTCGATGTGCCCGGCTTCACGCCCGACGCCGTCGCGCGGCTGCGCCCGTTCGTGACGGTCCTGCCCACCGTGACGCCCGTGAACATGAACACGGCGAGCGCCGAGGTGATTGCGTCCGTCGTGACGGGCATGAGCCTGTCGAACGCACAGGCTCTCGTCGCGCATCGCCAGAGCGTGTTTTTCCGCAACGTGGGCGACGTGCAACTCGCGCTCGAAGGCGTGGGCGTGAAGCAGGTTTCGATCGACACCACGCAGATCGACGTCAACACGAGTTATTTTCTGGTACATGGGCGCGTGCAGCACGAGCGCGCCGAGGTGGACCGCACGACGCTTGTCTGGCGCGATCCGCTCACTCATACGACGCGCATCGTGCGCGTTAGCGACGAACCATGA
- the gspL gene encoding type II secretion system protein GspL, protein MSTLIVLMPPRDPAVHSQEWQLPELPFVLLDKTGNTQRAGRSALGLLPKASTTILLIAARDLLMLAATVPPLRGPRLRQALPNVVEDHLIQDAQTCHLALDPKRLADGRQVVAAIDRGWFRFLLEGFTAAGHRNLRAVPVARCLPAAQAVEAAHEAQVTEPAVPAEPGATSSAATPATPAFEPVSACVLGHVVATAPALLPGVALEPAAATAEAALELAIVRGALADGFAVPAASVAATVTALAGGAPVSGYVLTQLPGEPASAAARASLTAALPGAQTLTFEALARRALACRFDLCQFEFASQPWQLDRATLRRLRVPIVLVAASLVVAVVGANIQWLMMAHQRDAISAQMTELLLNAFPKTTVVLDPAGQMARQLQQLRLAAGEPSPDDFLALSDGLARSLGPVPANGIAALDYHDRRLDVTFKPGVNVDADLAKRLAGNGLAGTVDASTGKWTIRSAS, encoded by the coding sequence TTGAGCACGCTGATCGTTCTCATGCCGCCCCGCGACCCGGCGGTCCACTCGCAGGAATGGCAACTGCCGGAACTGCCGTTCGTGCTGCTCGACAAGACGGGCAACACGCAGCGCGCGGGCCGTTCGGCGCTGGGGCTGCTGCCGAAGGCGTCGACCACCATCCTGCTGATCGCCGCGCGCGACCTGCTCATGCTCGCCGCCACCGTGCCGCCGCTCAGGGGGCCGCGGCTGCGTCAGGCGCTGCCGAACGTGGTCGAGGATCATCTGATCCAGGATGCGCAGACCTGCCATCTCGCGCTCGACCCCAAGCGCCTGGCCGATGGCCGCCAGGTCGTGGCGGCCATCGATCGAGGCTGGTTCCGCTTTCTCCTGGAAGGCTTCACTGCCGCGGGGCACCGCAATCTGCGCGCCGTGCCGGTGGCGCGCTGCCTGCCGGCCGCGCAGGCGGTGGAGGCGGCTCACGAGGCTCAGGTGACTGAGCCTGCCGTGCCCGCGGAGCCGGGCGCAACGTCCAGCGCCGCGACTCCCGCCACGCCCGCGTTCGAACCCGTGAGCGCATGCGTGCTGGGCCATGTCGTCGCCACTGCTCCCGCGCTACTGCCCGGCGTCGCGCTGGAGCCCGCGGCCGCCACGGCGGAAGCTGCGCTCGAACTCGCGATCGTGCGCGGCGCGCTCGCCGACGGCTTCGCCGTGCCCGCCGCGAGCGTGGCCGCCACCGTCACGGCGCTCGCCGGCGGCGCGCCGGTTTCGGGCTACGTCCTCACCCAACTGCCGGGCGAGCCAGCGAGCGCGGCCGCACGCGCGTCGCTGACCGCCGCGTTGCCGGGTGCGCAGACGCTCACGTTCGAGGCACTCGCGCGGCGCGCGCTCGCCTGCCGCTTCGACCTCTGCCAGTTCGAGTTCGCCTCGCAGCCGTGGCAGCTCGATCGCGCGACGCTGCGGCGTCTGCGCGTGCCGATCGTGCTCGTGGCCGCGTCGCTCGTCGTCGCGGTCGTCGGCGCGAATATCCAGTGGCTCATGATGGCGCATCAGCGCGACGCCATCAGCGCGCAGATGACCGAGCTGCTCCTCAACGCGTTCCCGAAGACGACCGTCGTGCTCGACCCCGCCGGGCAAATGGCGCGCCAGTTGCAGCAGTTGCGCCTGGCCGCGGGCGAGCCCTCGCCCGACGACTTCCTCGCGCTCTCCGACGGCCTTGCTCGCTCGCTCGGCCCGGTGCCCGCGAACGGCATCGCGGCACTCGACTATCACGACCGGCGTCTGGACGTGACCTTCAAGCCAGGCGTCAACGTCGACGCCGATCTCGCGAAACGCCTCGCGGGCAACGGCCTTGCGGGCACGGTGGATGCCAGCACGGGCAAATGGACCATCAGGAGCGCATCGTGA
- a CDS encoding type II secretion system protein M, producing MDHQERIVKTTAMSGAWAEAWATFWEARTTREKAILTWGGAVLVLAIGWSVLWQPAADGRARLRESLPGLQRELAQMTAEADEARSLAGAAASVAPGGQALKDAVTASLADHALPGAQIQLIGTTVQVQMKNASFPAWAAWLDDMRKQFKVQVVEAHITALKADGQVDLTASLQPANTH from the coding sequence ATGGACCATCAGGAGCGCATCGTGAAGACAACGGCTATGAGCGGCGCATGGGCCGAGGCTTGGGCGACCTTCTGGGAAGCGCGCACGACGCGCGAAAAGGCGATCCTCACGTGGGGGGGCGCGGTGCTTGTGTTGGCGATCGGCTGGTCGGTGCTGTGGCAGCCCGCCGCCGACGGCCGCGCGCGCCTGCGTGAGAGCCTGCCCGGCTTGCAGCGCGAACTCGCGCAAATGACGGCCGAGGCCGACGAGGCGCGCTCGCTTGCGGGCGCCGCGGCGAGCGTGGCGCCGGGCGGCCAGGCGCTCAAGGACGCAGTCACCGCCTCGCTGGCCGATCACGCGCTCCCGGGCGCGCAGATTCAGCTGATCGGCACGACAGTGCAGGTGCAGATGAAGAATGCGTCGTTTCCGGCGTGGGCCGCGTGGCTCGACGACATGCGCAAGCAGTTCAAGGTGCAGGTGGTCGAGGCGCACATCACCGCGCTGAAGGCCGATGGCCAGGTCGACTTGACAGCGTCGCTGCAACCGGCGAATACGCATTAA
- a CDS encoding type II secretion system protein N: protein MNYWMRRLRAALPWLIVGLLSSAVVLLARLPAAWIAPQFGRATQGHVNLIDAEGSLWHGSATLMLAAGQDARGATLLPGRIVWRTAFWPLFVARVRMEMLQTEAMPDAVTVDATLRGANVSAGTIAVPASLLAGLGAPFNTLDLDGKVRLAWSPWRMFGTDAFGRLTVSLADMSSRVSLVKPLGTYQVVLQAQGATSTLDLSTQKGPLMLEGRGSFSRASASFQGTASATPDQRDNLAGLLNLLGRPIGPGTVALTFMR from the coding sequence ATGAATTACTGGATGCGGCGCTTGCGCGCCGCGTTGCCCTGGCTGATCGTGGGCCTGCTGTCGAGCGCTGTCGTGCTGCTCGCCCGCCTGCCCGCGGCTTGGATCGCGCCGCAGTTCGGGCGCGCGACCCAGGGGCACGTGAATCTGATCGATGCGGAAGGCTCGCTCTGGCACGGCTCCGCCACGCTGATGCTCGCCGCCGGTCAGGACGCGCGCGGCGCGACGCTGCTGCCGGGGCGCATTGTCTGGCGCACGGCGTTCTGGCCGCTGTTCGTCGCGCGCGTGCGGATGGAAATGCTGCAGACCGAAGCGATGCCCGACGCCGTCACGGTGGATGCGACGTTGCGCGGCGCGAACGTGAGCGCGGGCACGATTGCCGTGCCGGCCTCGCTGCTCGCGGGTCTCGGCGCGCCATTCAACACGCTCGATCTGGACGGCAAGGTGCGGCTTGCGTGGAGCCCGTGGCGCATGTTCGGCACGGATGCGTTCGGACGACTGACCGTGTCGCTCGCCGACATGAGTTCGCGCGTTTCGCTTGTGAAGCCGCTTGGCACGTATCAGGTGGTGTTGCAGGCACAAGGAGCGACGTCGACGCTCGATCTCTCGACGCAAAAAGGCCCGCTGATGCTCGAGGGGCGCGGCTCGTTCTCGCGCGCGTCCGCGTCGTTCCAGGGCACTGCGAGCGCGACGCCGGATCAGCGCGACAATCTGGCGGGCCTCTTGAATCTGCTGGGCCGGCCGATTGGGCCGGGCACCGTCGCGCTGACGTTCATGCGCTGA
- a CDS encoding efflux transporter outer membrane subunit: protein MPCRFVRPGASVGSAGSVARSALTPLSTLALCAAAALTFQLTGCAVGPDYHRPAAAVPASFKEAPEGWKVAQPADTADRGAWWLIYDDAQLNALMDQLNTSNQTVAQFAAAYRQARALVGEARAAYFPVISGSFSGTRSYTPTRVANSSGGLSSGSINNNVNLGLDATWEPDLWGKVSRTVSSQEASQQGAAADLANARLSAQATLAQTYFTLRSLDAQQKLLDDTVVAYQKSLQLTQNQYAQGVAGRADVIQAQTQLQSAQASAIDNGVARAQDEHAIAVLVGQPASTFSIPPLPLAATPPTVPLAMPSALLERRPDIASAERKAASANEQIGVAIAAYFPTLTLSASGGFESSVLSQLLQMPSRFWTLGPSLAGTIFDAGLRKAQTEAARAAYDQQVAAYRQTVLAAFQDVEDNLASQRILGQEVVVQQQAVESAQHALAIVTNEYKAGTTDFQNVLSAQATAFTAQQKLVSIGGQRMVSSVGLVKALGGGWDASQMDRETGSVAAPDAASAPAVAATAIQPQ, encoded by the coding sequence ATGCCTTGCCGTTTCGTCCGTCCCGGCGCCTCCGTTGGATCCGCCGGGTCCGTGGCGCGCAGCGCCCTCACGCCGCTTTCCACGTTGGCGCTGTGCGCAGCCGCCGCGCTCACCTTCCAGTTGACTGGCTGCGCCGTCGGCCCCGACTATCACCGGCCCGCCGCCGCCGTGCCCGCTTCGTTCAAGGAAGCGCCCGAAGGCTGGAAGGTCGCGCAACCCGCCGATACTGCCGACCGCGGCGCCTGGTGGCTGATCTACGACGATGCGCAGCTCAATGCGCTGATGGATCAGCTCAACACCAGCAACCAGACAGTCGCGCAATTCGCTGCCGCTTATCGCCAGGCGCGTGCGCTCGTGGGCGAGGCCCGCGCGGCGTACTTTCCGGTGATCAGCGGCTCGTTCTCGGGCACGCGCTCGTACACGCCCACGCGCGTGGCCAACTCGAGTGGCGGGTTGTCGAGCGGCAGCATCAACAACAACGTCAACCTGGGGCTCGACGCCACCTGGGAACCCGACCTCTGGGGCAAGGTCAGCCGCACCGTCAGCTCGCAGGAGGCGAGTCAGCAGGGCGCCGCCGCCGATCTCGCGAACGCGCGTCTGTCTGCGCAGGCCACGCTTGCGCAGACTTACTTCACGTTGCGCTCGCTCGACGCGCAACAGAAGCTGCTCGACGACACGGTCGTGGCTTACCAGAAGTCGCTGCAGCTCACGCAAAACCAGTACGCCCAGGGCGTGGCGGGCCGCGCCGACGTGATCCAGGCGCAGACCCAACTGCAGTCTGCCCAGGCTTCGGCGATCGACAACGGAGTGGCGCGCGCCCAGGACGAGCATGCGATCGCCGTGCTGGTCGGCCAGCCCGCCTCCACGTTCTCGATCCCGCCGTTGCCGCTCGCCGCCACTCCGCCCACCGTGCCGCTCGCCATGCCGTCCGCGTTGCTCGAGCGCCGGCCCGACATCGCCTCGGCAGAGCGCAAGGCGGCGTCAGCCAATGAGCAGATCGGCGTCGCCATCGCGGCGTACTTCCCGACGCTCACGCTTTCCGCGAGCGGCGGTTTCGAAAGCTCGGTGCTGTCGCAGCTGTTGCAGATGCCGTCGCGCTTCTGGACACTCGGGCCGTCGCTTGCCGGCACGATCTTCGACGCCGGACTGCGCAAAGCGCAGACGGAGGCCGCGCGCGCCGCCTACGACCAGCAGGTAGCCGCCTACCGGCAAACGGTGCTGGCCGCGTTCCAGGACGTGGAGGACAACCTCGCTTCGCAGCGCATCCTGGGGCAAGAGGTCGTCGTGCAGCAGCAGGCGGTGGAGTCGGCGCAGCATGCGCTCGCGATCGTGACGAACGAGTACAAAGCAGGCACGACCGATTTCCAGAACGTGCTGTCCGCGCAGGCCACGGCCTTCACCGCGCAGCAGAAGCTCGTGAGCATCGGCGGGCAGCGCATGGTGTCGTCGGTGGGGCTCGTGAAGGCGCTGGGCGGCGGCTGGGATGCCTCGCAGATGGATCGCGAGACGGGCAGCGTGGCCGCACCGGACGCGGCTTCCGCGCCGGCGGTTGCGGCTACGGCCATCCAGCCGCAGTAG
- a CDS encoding MarR family winged helix-turn-helix transcriptional regulator, whose protein sequence is MSDDPFVPARLGVEPSLGYYLSTARNVLAGRIDRAVAPLGLTSSQIGVILLLWFERASTPNEMSRALSYDTGSMTRMLDRLEKKGFLERQRSQADRRVVELALTDQGRAAAQQLPELIAAEMSEQLRGFAPEEVATLVHLLQRFIANDGSTTPLCGSMDGTGNDAEAPAQEDGD, encoded by the coding sequence ATGAGCGACGATCCTTTCGTCCCGGCGAGGCTCGGCGTCGAGCCAAGTCTCGGCTATTACCTCTCGACAGCGCGCAATGTGCTGGCCGGGCGTATCGACCGTGCGGTTGCGCCGCTGGGACTGACATCGTCGCAAATCGGTGTGATCCTTTTATTGTGGTTCGAGCGCGCCAGCACGCCGAACGAGATGTCGCGCGCGCTCTCGTACGACACCGGCTCCATGACGCGCATGCTCGACCGGCTGGAGAAAAAGGGCTTTCTCGAGCGGCAGCGCAGCCAGGCGGACCGCCGTGTCGTGGAACTCGCGCTGACGGATCAGGGACGCGCGGCGGCGCAGCAATTGCCCGAACTGATCGCCGCGGAGATGTCCGAGCAGTTGCGCGGCTTCGCTCCCGAAGAAGTCGCGACGCTCGTTCATTTGCTGCAGCGCTTCATCGCCAATGACGGCTCGACCACGCCGCTATGCGGATCGATGGACGGCACCGGCAACGACGCAGAAGCGCCGGCGCAGGAAGACGGCGACTAA
- a CDS encoding DHA2 family efflux MFS transporter permease subunit, producing the protein MAASPAVPAQAEPAPFSGGTLALLTVGLALGTFMEVLDTSIANVAVPTISGNLGVANSEGTWVISSYSVASAIAVPLTGWLARRVGEVRLFTLSVLLFTVASAACGFATNFETLIAFRLVQGLVSGPMVPLSQTILMRSYPPAKRGLALGLWAMTVIVAPIFGPVMGGWITDNYTWPWIFYINVPIGLFSGICAYLLLRGRETKTTKQRIDAVGLALLVIGVSCLQMMLDLGKDRDWFNSTFIVTLAIIAVVALAFMLAWEATEKDPVVDLSLFRDRNFALGALIISFGFMAFFGSVVIFPLWLQTVMGYTAGLAGLATAPVGLLALVLSPLIGRNMHRLDLRMVASFAFVVFALVSLWNSTFTLDVPFNHVILPRLVQGIGVACFFVPMTTITLSSVPDERLASASGLSNFLRTLSGAIGTAVSTTFWEDAAIYHHAVLSESVSQYSPNTIAYKDALANLGFAGQSLTAKLNDVVTTQGYMMATNDFFRISCVMFVALALLVWVTKPKKGAGPAMGH; encoded by the coding sequence ATGGCAGCTTCTCCCGCGGTGCCCGCGCAGGCCGAACCCGCACCGTTTTCCGGCGGTACGCTCGCGCTCCTCACTGTCGGGCTCGCGCTCGGGACCTTCATGGAGGTGCTGGACACCTCGATCGCCAACGTGGCGGTGCCGACCATCTCGGGCAACCTGGGTGTCGCCAACAGCGAAGGCACGTGGGTCATTTCGTCGTATTCGGTTGCCTCCGCGATTGCCGTGCCGCTCACCGGATGGCTCGCGCGCCGCGTGGGCGAAGTACGCCTCTTCACGCTCTCCGTCCTGCTGTTCACGGTGGCCTCGGCCGCGTGCGGCTTCGCGACGAACTTCGAGACGCTCATTGCATTCCGGCTCGTGCAAGGGCTCGTTTCCGGGCCGATGGTCCCGCTGTCGCAGACCATCCTCATGCGCTCCTACCCGCCTGCCAAACGCGGGCTCGCGCTCGGGCTCTGGGCGATGACCGTGATCGTTGCGCCCATCTTCGGACCGGTGATGGGCGGCTGGATCACCGATAACTACACGTGGCCGTGGATCTTCTATATCAACGTGCCGATTGGCCTTTTCTCTGGCATCTGCGCGTACCTGCTGCTGCGCGGACGCGAAACGAAAACGACGAAGCAGCGCATCGACGCCGTCGGGCTCGCGCTCCTCGTGATCGGCGTGTCGTGCCTGCAGATGATGCTCGACCTGGGCAAGGACCGCGACTGGTTCAACTCGACGTTCATCGTCACGCTCGCGATCATCGCGGTGGTTGCGCTCGCGTTCATGCTTGCGTGGGAGGCGACGGAAAAGGACCCCGTGGTCGATCTATCGCTTTTTCGCGACCGCAACTTCGCGCTCGGGGCGTTGATCATCTCGTTCGGCTTCATGGCTTTCTTCGGCTCGGTGGTGATCTTCCCGCTCTGGCTGCAGACGGTCATGGGCTATACCGCGGGCCTCGCGGGTCTGGCCACCGCGCCAGTGGGCCTGCTCGCGCTCGTGCTTTCACCGCTCATCGGGCGCAACATGCACCGGCTCGATCTGCGCATGGTCGCGAGCTTCGCGTTCGTCGTGTTCGCGCTCGTCTCGCTCTGGAACTCGACGTTCACACTCGATGTGCCGTTCAACCATGTGATCCTGCCGCGTCTCGTGCAGGGTATCGGCGTGGCCTGCTTCTTCGTGCCGATGACGACCATCACGCTCTCGAGCGTTCCCGACGAGCGGCTCGCGAGCGCCTCAGGCCTCTCGAACTTTCTGCGCACGCTTTCGGGCGCAATCGGCACGGCGGTGAGCACGACGTTCTGGGAAGACGCTGCGATTTATCACCATGCCGTGCTGTCCGAATCGGTGAGCCAGTATTCGCCGAACACCATCGCTTACAAGGACGCGCTCGCCAATCTCGGTTTCGCAGGTCAAAGCCTGACCGCCAAGCTCAACGATGTTGTGACAACTCAGGGCTACATGATGGCCACCAACGACTTCTTCCGCATTTCCTGCGTGATGTTTGTCGCGCTGGCCCTGCTTGTGTGGGTGACGAAGCCGAAAAAAGGCGCGGGACCGGCAATGGGTCATTGA
- a CDS encoding OmpA family protein has translation MKLRLLSASAAAAVIVAAAGCTTASGPTHNLDVVTLANGSQAYRVQCLGLLESSKTCMAKVNEICGTKTPLRVSSVDRAASGFKPEDDPREITFICQTPQPPAPPPAPVVQTPPPPPQVQPRTITLNADANFAFDKADLLPGGKETLDQFIAESSSVNIGAIVISGYTDSVGSKAYNDRLSLRRAQTVRSYLQSHGLHASQYEVHGYGFAKPVASNATPEGRAKNRRVEIETSGITQRQ, from the coding sequence ATGAAACTGCGCCTTCTGTCCGCCAGCGCCGCGGCTGCCGTAATCGTCGCCGCCGCAGGCTGCACTACCGCCTCAGGCCCCACCCACAATCTCGACGTCGTCACGCTCGCCAACGGCTCGCAGGCGTACCGCGTGCAGTGCCTCGGCTTGCTCGAAAGCTCGAAGACCTGCATGGCGAAGGTCAACGAGATCTGCGGCACCAAGACGCCGCTGCGCGTCTCGTCGGTGGATCGCGCCGCTTCCGGGTTCAAGCCGGAAGACGATCCGCGCGAAATCACGTTCATCTGCCAGACGCCGCAGCCGCCGGCCCCGCCGCCGGCGCCGGTCGTGCAAACGCCGCCTCCGCCTCCGCAGGTTCAACCACGCACGATCACGCTCAACGCAGACGCCAACTTCGCGTTCGACAAGGCCGATCTGCTGCCCGGCGGCAAGGAGACGCTCGACCAGTTCATCGCGGAAAGCAGCAGCGTGAACATCGGCGCAATCGTGATCAGCGGCTACACCGACTCGGTTGGTTCGAAGGCTTATAACGACCGCCTCTCGCTGCGCCGCGCGCAAACGGTGCGCAGCTATCTGCAGTCGCATGGCCTGCACGCCAGTCAGTATGAAGTGCACGGTTACGGCTTTGCGAAACCCGTCGCATCGAACGCCACGCCTGAGGGCCGCGCGAAGAACCGTCGCGTCGAGATCGAAACGAGCGGCATTACTCAGCGTCAGTAA
- the gshA gene encoding glutamate--cysteine ligase, with the protein MPDTISTRTNDVLAQRLSVLGDGPHRGALTRGLRGIEKESLRVTRDGRLAMTPHAAALGSALTHPSLTTDYSEALIEIITSAEPDASITLAKLDELHRYVYAVLARDGEMLWNESMPGLLPDTDDGIPIARYGSSNIGRLKYVYRMGLALRYGRTMQCIAGIHYNYSLSDEVWRVLHAHHQSTASPTDYQSERYLALIRNFRRTNWLLMYLFGASPALDARFLRGREHTLEAFDADTLYLPYATSLRMSDLGYSNTTGQSALRADYDTLAGYLDALAQAVSQPYPPYEAIGTHRDGEWVQINTNVLQIENEFYSTIRPKRVTHPGERPLHALAARGVQYVEVRCMDIDPFEPIGISLETARFLDAYLLACALDESPFLPADAYAESNENFGLVTKEGRRPGLALKRDGRDVPMHEWAEALFEKIGHAAAVLDAAHGSDEHTRSLAVQHAKLADPSLTPSARVLQTMRDSKQSFLQFALAQSERHAAQFLARPLDAAATAEFETLARESLAEQAQLERDEVGSFDAFVAAYRAYTLNRFSV; encoded by the coding sequence ATGCCAGACACGATCTCAACACGCACGAACGACGTTCTCGCGCAGCGCCTTTCCGTGCTGGGCGACGGGCCACATCGCGGCGCGCTCACGCGCGGTCTGCGCGGCATCGAAAAGGAGAGCCTGCGCGTGACGCGCGATGGCCGTCTCGCGATGACGCCGCACGCTGCTGCGCTCGGTTCGGCGCTCACGCATCCGTCGCTGACCACCGACTATTCGGAAGCGTTGATCGAGATCATCACGTCCGCCGAGCCCGATGCGTCGATTACGCTCGCGAAGCTCGACGAGTTGCATCGCTACGTCTACGCCGTACTCGCGCGTGACGGCGAAATGCTCTGGAACGAATCGATGCCGGGCCTCTTGCCCGACACCGATGACGGCATTCCCATCGCGCGCTATGGCAGCTCGAACATCGGCCGCCTGAAGTACGTGTACCGCATGGGTCTCGCGCTGCGGTACGGGCGCACGATGCAGTGCATCGCCGGCATCCACTACAACTATTCGCTGAGCGACGAAGTGTGGCGCGTGCTGCATGCGCATCATCAGTCCACGGCGTCGCCCACCGACTATCAGTCCGAACGCTACCTCGCGCTGATCCGCAATTTCCGCCGCACGAACTGGCTGCTCATGTACCTGTTCGGCGCTTCGCCCGCGCTCGACGCGCGCTTCCTGCGCGGCCGCGAGCACACGCTCGAAGCGTTCGACGCCGACACGCTCTATCTGCCGTACGCGACGAGCCTGCGCATGAGCGATCTCGGCTACTCGAACACGACGGGCCAGTCCGCCTTGCGCGCCGACTACGACACGCTCGCAGGCTATCTCGACGCGCTCGCGCAGGCCGTGAGCCAGCCGTATCCGCCGTACGAGGCGATCGGCACGCATCGCGACGGCGAATGGGTGCAGATCAACACAAACGTGCTGCAGATCGAGAACGAGTTCTACTCGACGATTCGCCCGAAGCGCGTGACGCATCCGGGCGAGCGGCCGCTGCATGCGCTCGCCGCGCGTGGCGTGCAGTACGTCGAGGTGCGCTGCATGGACATCGATCCGTTCGAGCCAATCGGCATCTCGCTCGAAACCGCACGGTTTCTCGACGCCTACCTGCTCGCGTGCGCACTCGATGAAAGCCCTTTCCTGCCTGCCGACGCCTACGCCGAATCGAACGAAAACTTTGGCCTGGTGACGAAAGAAGGGCGCCGCCCGGGTCTCGCGCTCAAGCGCGACGGCCGGGACGTCCCGATGCACGAGTGGGCCGAAGCGCTGTTCGAGAAGATCGGCCACGCAGCCGCCGTGCTCGACGCGGCGCACGGCAGCGACGAACACACGCGCTCGCTCGCGGTACAACACGCGAAGCTGGCCGACCCGTCGCTCACGCCATCGGCGCGCGTGCTGCAAACCATGCGCGATAGCAAGCAGTCCTTCCTGCAATTTGCACTCGCTCAAAGTGAGCGCCACGCCGCGCAATTCCTTGCGCGTCCGCTAGACGCGGCGGCCACGGCCGAGTTTGAAACGCTCGCGCGCGAATCGCTCGCAGAGCAGGCGCAACTCGAGCGCGACGAAGTCGGATCGTTCGACGCGTTCGTCGCCGCGTATCGCGCTTATACGCTCAATCGCTTCAGCGTCTGA